From Malaclemys terrapin pileata isolate rMalTer1 chromosome 15, rMalTer1.hap1, whole genome shotgun sequence:
TGCcttaaattaatttatatttcttGGAATGATTTTATTCATTTAAGATAGAAtcttaatttccccccccccccaatacattcCTAGCCATCCCGATGATGATTAATTTCTGGGAAACATCCTCGGCAGAATTATTTGAAGGTGTTGCATCGGAGAGTAAAGGTACAGAGGCAGTGGCCTGTGAGAAACAGGGTAAGTTTCATTACTAATCCTGCTCTTAAAAAGAAGGGtctttttagaatttttttttaatttacaagcaCTGAGAGACTTTAAGGAAGTCATTAATCACGGGAGCAATGGGTCTCTTTGGAACATATTTTAACTGACAAACCCTTACAGCCTTTCTGAGAAACAGGATAGAACTATGGTCAACATTAAGTGCAAATTAATAGTCATGCGTcatgaggagaaagaggagggcaTATAATGAAAAAAAGCCTCTCCGAAAGGAAATATATCAGTTTAGTAGCAGTCTTGCCACGTCAGGGGTGAGGTGGGAGATGTTTTTCtttctcccgcctcccccccccccatctctttttTAAAGTCCCAAAAGGACTAAAAGTGGGTGCCATAGTTTATTTTGTTTACTAATTAAATCCATGTCCCTAAGGCCAAATTTGGCCTAGGTAACTTTGTTCCCACGTTTTCTTGTTCACCAAGCATAGATCTTAGTACTGGCCCTCAACGACATTAACCCCCTTTTTGGACTAATTTAATTTTCTGTAGTTGGTCTTGCACCTGTGCATGGCCTTCATGGCTGCAAATAATTTAACCTACTTTTCATCACCTTGTTGCTATAGGGTATTGTAAGATCTTATGAACTTTCATCTTCTTTTTACAGTGAAGTAAGGCAGAGAGTTCAAAATGTGGGTGTTATTGGAATTAACAGTTCCCAGGGTTGGTCCATACATGCCATAGTACTTGGCTCATTCATGCTTTGTCCGGGTACAATGTAGCATTCTCTTCCCATGGGTAGTCAATGACGATACAAAATAATGATCTAGGCTGTTGTTTCTCAGCTGGTGGTTTGTGATCCACGGGGCCTCAGGAAAGGCAGTCAGGAGGCTGTGAGATGTTGAGCATTTCATTAtgatctaaagcaaagaaaatctcactcccccactcctgcactcccccGTTCATTGTGGTCCAGTTTTCTCTGTCAGCCTCTTGAAATATACAAGTTCTATATAGACTCAGCACGGATACATGTTGTATTCTTACTTCTTTAGTAAATATTCGGGGGTCAGAAAAAAATTGACTTCCAATAAGTGGTACTTGCTTACTTATTTCAGCTGTGAAATTAGGCAGTTTGCAGCTGTGCACAGTAACCCTTTCATTGCCTGTATCACAGTCAGCGAGACTGAAACCCCTTCGGTGGTTAGTAGAGATGGGGACGAGGCagaaagtttggatccaaactGGCATTCAGTGCTGTCAGCAATCACAGGAGAGCAAAGGAACCCAGGGATCGTTGGTCACTAAGTTTCCTGTGGAGAGGGTGAAAGAGAAGACAGAAAATGAAGGAGAAATAAGTGTGGGGTGGGAAGGTCACAAGCTCCCAAACCTGCCCACATCCAGTCATAGAGTCATaaagtctaaggccagaaggtaccattggATCATCTGGTCTGATATCCTGTCTAGCATTGGCTGTAAACACCTGCCAGCACCCACCCACTAAACCCAACAGCTGGAGTGAGACCAAAATCTTGCAGCCCACTGGAGACTAGGAGGGGTTGAGTCTGGGCTGTGATCAAGTGATGGAATATTTTCCCAGCATGCGAGTCAGAAACATCTTGTGCAGGGAAAGGGCCAGGGCAAATCATGATGTGACAGGAACTAAACGTCCTTCTGGAATCTTTCCTGTCACCCTTTTCACCCTGACAGGTGGAAGAGTAACGCACACCTTAGGCTCCAGATTGTCCCAGCCTCCCACGGGACAGGGACGGGAAATGGCTGTAATGGAGCCAGTCCAGGTAGGGATTATTGCGGGGTTGCTAGTGGCTTCctcctggagggagaggggcaggaaatACTGAGGGCCTGAGATCTTTGGGGGAGTTTAgtctggaggtgggaggggggcaggaaatacccagggtggagaaagggagggggacaAGGCATGTGACAAACTTGCTGGGAATTGTTTAACCCAAGTCCTGGATTCCGGGAACAGACCCATGGGGTTTGGGTGAGGAAATTACCCTATTTGTGGGTGGGGGAACCCTGGACAGCGTGGGGAAAACGTATCAGCTTCTCAGTGCAAGAAAAAAAACCTACTCGCTAGAGGCTGCTATGAGATATAAAGGGGCGGAAGGGTTACTCACCAGTGGGGCATAGAGTAGCTTGTAGGTGTGTGATGAATGAGAAGGCCCTTCCCCCTCTGTCTGCTGGGGGGGACTAGGGGATCTCTATCTCCCCTCCTGTTTTGCTTGCCGGCTGCTCTGAGGGTGGGACTCTGCCGATTGTGAGCCTGACAGAGCTTCCATTTGATTgactcctctccctccatgaaTAGTGGGGCTGTGAGTGGGGCAGCAGATACTGAGTGTTGGACACTTCCTCTTTCAGGGGCCAGTGACCTTCGAGGAgctggctgtgtatttcaccagggaagagtgggctctgctggacccccgTCAAAGAGCCCTCTGTagagacgtcatgcaggagaactatgagaatgtgacctTGCTCGGTAAGAATTCCTGTGCCCTCGGTTATTAGAAGGAGAAATCAAGAGTTAAGGTTCATGCCACTCCCACAATGCCATCTGTACTCTGCCCTGTCTCAGCAGCAGCCCATTGAATGCATTGAAATGGGGCAGACGAGGTCCCTCAGGGTTCACATGCACCTCCCTTCATAtcacagtcacagctctgccaagctgCTCCAACTACTCCCTTCACCATCCAGTTACAGCTACAGCTGACCCACTGCACACAGCTTGAGGGCATGCCAATAAATGCTGGTATTCCCATCTGTGAACACAACGTAGTCCTTCATATCTATTCTAGAATCATAGATTTTTATGGCCAGAAAGggctattaggtcatctagtctgaccttctgtataacacaggtcatagaatttcatccagttactgctGTATTGAGCTGAATACCTTGTGTTGGACTAAATCCTCCCCCAGAAAGGCATCCACTCTGACTTGAAGACTTCAAGAAATGGAGAAACCTCCACTTCCTTTGTTAGTTTGTTAACCTTTGCACCAGCCTTACTGAGCCATtcccagtggctagtgccagCTGCAGGGCTAGGGGCAGAGTTAACGTTGTATTTTAGGGATAGTGTGTATATTAACTCCTCCTTTTCTAGTTTTCAGAGATTTATGTTTAGCCACCACCCACCTAGTGGAAAGGCATGCAGCAGAAATGGGCAGCCTGTACTCAGCATTTACATAGTTTATGGGTATTTGATTCTCATTTATTTAATAGACTTTTCAGCACTCTGTGTCTGCATGAGAGATTTTGCCGGCATAACTATGTCAATTAAGGATGTGCTTTTTCGCATCCCTAACAAACAGAGCTCTGCTGACAAAACTTTGCAGCTCAGAAGAGGCCAGAGTCTGCAAGTggattttaaaacactttaaaatattgctctcagccctgaaattttggaatcgGGGGAAAGGTCTAAGAGGAACTCCTTCAGAATGCAAGCAAAATGCACAATACACATAGTCTGAAAGTTAACAGTGGTACGGCTCCAACTCAGATGAATGAGTGTAGCTCAGTGGCAGTGGCCATAGCATGTCCTCTTGACCCAACCAACCAATGACTGAGAGCAGTGTGAGGTTCCTATTCAGGAGTTCttggggagtgtgggggaggagagcagggagcagtgggaggggagaagatcATGGGGGAGCTAGTGCTTGTGGGGTGCCACAAGATAGGGCAGGCTTTGTGTAGTGGGAGGAAAGGGATAGGTATGTGGAAGGCTGGAGGGTATCAGGGAAGGATGGGTACCATGGAAGGAAGAGGAAGTGAGGAATCAGACAGAATCTCCTGGGAACAGGGAGTGTGGTGGTTTGGGGGAGTGGGAGACTGGGAATGGAGAAAAGGGGATGGAGGTCCCCGCAGTGGTGCTGTTGGAGAGGGAGGATTGGGTAGGAGATCTGGGATACTTGGAAGTGGAAAAAACTGAGGAtattgggaagggggtggggagtggtcgCTCCAAGAAGCAGGAAGGATCTGGTGGCAGTGGGAAGGGAAGGTTTCAGGGAGGCAGATATTTGGGGCCCTCCACTGAGAATATCCTTGCCAAAGTGTCTAATGAGTTCTCCCGAAGcaaagctcagaaccagtactccatcctTATTCTTCTTGACCTGCCAGCCACCTTTAATACCACTGACCATGGTAGTCTTCTTGACAACTTGTCTTCTTCCTGGCTCTCCTCCTACCTCCATAACTACTACTTCAGTGTGTCCTTAGGAAGATCATCCTCACCCCCTCTCCAGTTTTCTGTGAGGGTTCTACAGGGCTCAGTCCTTGGTAACTTCCTCTGCACTTTATCTGTGGGAAATCTCACtcacaaacacaaattcagctactgtCTGTATGATGATGAATCACAGATCTACTGCactactccagacctgtctccttctgtccaaactgaAATCTCAGCCTCCCTCTGATGCCTCCTTGTGGATGGCTAGCCATCAACTCAAGCTCAGCAGCTCAAATGTTGATAACAGAGCTCTTAATCCCCAAATCATCCCCCCCCCACTTAATTTCTTGCTGTTCACCCCAGAATTAGCTGATGGAATCTCAGAGCCTCTGGCAATATTTGCAAATTCAGATaacaggagaggtcccagaagattGGAGAAGGGATAACATAGTGCTAATCTTtacaaaggggaaaaaggaggagctggggaactatagactagtcagcctgacctcaataccagggaagctactagagcaatgtataaaacattcattttgcgaatacctggaggatgaaggggtaatcggtagcagccagcatggatttactaagaacgtAACATGACAAACCAGCTTGATATTGTTGTTTGATAGGGTGACTGGTTTGGTGGATAAAATAGACCTGGACTTCAGAAagtcttttgacacagtcccatgagtaagctggagaaatgcgggTTCAATGGAACTTCCATTAAGTGGATATATAATTGGTTACACGTCCTCAagcaaagagtaactattaacggaatgatgtcagattggagggattTCTCAAATGGGGTttcacagggatctgttttgggtccAATGTtatttaacataagaacggccgtatcgggtaagaccaaaggtccatctagcccagtatcctgtctccagacagtggccaatgccaggtgccccagagggagtggacctaacaggcaatgatcaagtgatctctctcctgccatccatctccatcctctgacaaacagaggctacatcttcattaatgacctggatgtaagaacagagagcatactgatcaaatttgcagatgacacaaagctggggttGTTgtcaacactttggaggatagagcaaAATTTCAAAGGGATTGTGATAAATTGGCGAACTGGGCTATAAGCaacaatgaaattcaacaaagacaagtgtaCGGTGCTACAGTTCGGGAAGAAAAACCCAATGCACAAATATGGAATGGGGGGTAACTGGGATGGCAGCAGCACcgttgagaaggatctgggagttgtggtggatcacac
This genomic window contains:
- the LOC128823107 gene encoding zinc finger protein 436-like; its protein translation is MAVMEPVQGPVTFEELAVYFTREEWALLDPRQRALCRDVMQENYENVTLLAGDAMVCDKEEQNSQQENVEQVDKHRIIAKTKKECVQES